DNA from Kitasatospora herbaricolor:
GGTCGGCCGCCAGCGCTCGATGGCGTCGACCACCGCCGCGCCGTCGCTCTGGGTGGACAGGAACAGCAGCTCGCTGCGGTTGCACAGGGCCAGGTTGAGCGCCGAGATGCCGGCGGCGTGCGCGGCGGGCAGCGCGCTGAGGATCCGGGCGGTGCCCCTGGCCCGCGGGGCGGCCAGCCGGAACAGCCGGGTGGCGGCGAACAGGCTGGCGTTGGAGTGCACCACCGCAGTGGGCATCCGGGTGGTGCCGGAGGAGTGGGTGATGGCGATCGGGTCGTCGTCGTGGTGCCGGTACGGCGCGGGGGCCGCCGCCGGGTCCCCGGTGCCGACCTCGGCGGCGTCGCCGTGGACGCGCACCCCCAGTTCCTCGCCGGCCAGCCGGTCCCGGTGCTCCCGGTCGGTGAGCAGGCCGACGCCGCGCAGCCGGCGGATGTACTCGGCGGCGATGTCACCCGGGATGTGCTGGTTCATCAGCGCGGGGATCGCGCCCAGCCAGGTCAGCGCCAGGAAGTTCAGCAGGCAGTCCGCCGAGCTGGAGACGTGGATCGCGACCGGGTCGCGCGGGCCGACGCCCTGCGCGTGCCACCAGGCCGCCCGGGCCGCCACCCGCTCGCGGAGCAGGCCCAGGGTCAGCTCCTGGCCGGCCGGGTGCCCGTCGACCGGGACGTCGAAGGCGACGCCCGGCCCGTCCGGGTCGGCCCCGTGCTCGAACAGCTTGTGCAGCACGTTGCCCGCGCCCAGTCCGGGGTCGGCGGCCAGCCGCGCTCTGATGTTGGTGCCCGTCACTCTGCGCTCCTTGAAGGGTGTCCGTGCGGGTGTGCGTGCGGGTGTCCGCACGGCTGGCCGTGCGGGTGAGGCCCGGCGGCCCGCGGGGGCGGGTGCCCGTTCATCCGGCCCCGACCGCCTTCTCGACGGCGGCCCTGAGCTGCGCCCTGGTGGGCTGGCAGGCCAGGTCGAGCTCCCGGGCGAAGGGCAGGACGGCGCCGTCCGGCCGGGTGACCCGCCGGGGCGGTGCGATCAGCCGCATCTCCTCGGCCGCGGTGGCGATGATCTCCCCGCCGATGCCGCAGGTCCGGTTGGAGTCGTCGACGACGACCAGCCGCCCGGTGCGCTCCAGCGAGGCGGCCAGCCCGGACCAGTCGAAGGGGAACAGCGTGCGCGGGTCGAAGACCTCGACCGAGACCGTGCCGGCCAGCTCCTCGGCCACCGCCAGGGCGTCGTGGACCAGGTGGCCGACCGCCACCACCGTGACGTCGGTGCCGCTGCGGTGGATCCGGCCGACCCCGAGCGGGACGGGAACCAGGGCGGCGGGGTCCAGGTCCTCGCGCACCCCGAGGGCACCGGAGGGGGCGAAGACCACGACCGGGTCGTCGTCCCTGATCGCCGTCGCCAGCAGCCCGTAGGCGTCGGCCGGCGTGGCCGGCACCACCGTCTTCACCCCGACGTGCGCGAACAGGCTGTAGGGGTGGTCGGAGTGCTGCCCCGCCCAGCTCTCCCGGGAGCCGGAGCCCGGCAGCAGGTAGGTCACCGGCACCCGGGTCTGGCCGCCGGTCATCAGCGAGAACTTGTGCGCCTGGTTGGCGATCTGCTCGAAGACCAGGAACAGCAGCGCCGGGATCTGGAACTCGATCAGCGGCCGCAGCCCGGCCAGCGCCGCGCCGGTGGCGAAGCCGGTGAAGGCCTGCTCGGAGATGGGCGTGTCCAGCACCCGGTCCGGGCCGAAGCGCTTCAGCAGCCCGGCGGTGGCGTGGGTGACGGCCACCCCGACGTCCTCGCCGAACACGCAGACGGCCTCGTCGCGGTCCATCTCGTCGCCGATCGCGCGGTTCAGCGCCTTGAGGTAGGAGAGCTTCGGCATCAGCGGACCCCCGCCCTGGCGCGCATGCCGGTGGCGTACAGGTGGTCCAGCGCGGTGGCCGGGTCGGGATGCGGGCCCTCGCAGGCGAACCGCACCGCCCGGTCGAGCAGCTCCGCGACCTGCGCGTCGATCGCGGCGCGGGTGGCGGCGGGG
Protein-coding regions in this window:
- a CDS encoding alpha-ketoacid dehydrogenase subunit beta, which produces MPKLSYLKALNRAIGDEMDRDEAVCVFGEDVGVAVTHATAGLLKRFGPDRVLDTPISEQAFTGFATGAALAGLRPLIEFQIPALLFLVFEQIANQAHKFSLMTGGQTRVPVTYLLPGSGSRESWAGQHSDHPYSLFAHVGVKTVVPATPADAYGLLATAIRDDDPVVVFAPSGALGVREDLDPAALVPVPLGVGRIHRSGTDVTVVAVGHLVHDALAVAEELAGTVSVEVFDPRTLFPFDWSGLAASLERTGRLVVVDDSNRTCGIGGEIIATAAEEMRLIAPPRRVTRPDGAVLPFARELDLACQPTRAQLRAAVEKAVGAG